The following coding sequences lie in one Caldanaerobius fijiensis DSM 17918 genomic window:
- a CDS encoding DUF4364 family protein: MISNTQELAENKLLILYVLQRAGLPLSNEQITEIMLDTECMNYFLLQQFLGELQNSEHIFFDTQKSCYYITPKGTNTLNLFLHLIDEDKKKRLDKYIVINRERFKRELQITSDYKQVAKDQFVVTCKVEENNITLIELKLNVVSKEQAKLLCSNWNHKAQKIYANVIKELTENDT; the protein is encoded by the coding sequence GTGATTAGTAATACGCAGGAATTGGCTGAAAATAAATTATTGATTCTGTATGTACTACAGAGAGCTGGTTTGCCTCTAAGCAACGAACAAATAACAGAAATCATGCTGGATACTGAATGCATGAACTATTTCCTGTTGCAACAATTCCTGGGCGAACTGCAAAATAGTGAACACATTTTTTTTGACACTCAAAAATCATGTTATTATATTACCCCCAAAGGCACCAACACATTAAACCTCTTTCTACACCTGATAGATGAAGACAAAAAGAAGCGCCTCGACAAATACATAGTAATCAACAGGGAAAGATTTAAGCGAGAACTACAGATTACATCCGATTATAAACAGGTGGCCAAAGATCAATTCGTCGTGACGTGTAAAGTAGAAGAAAACAACATAACCCTTATAGAGCTCAAATTAAATGTGGTATCAAAAGAACAGGCCAAACTGCTCTGCAGCAACTGGAACCATAAGGCGCAAAAAATCTACGCCAACGTGATCAAAGAATTAACAGAAAATGACACTTAA
- a CDS encoding coiled-coil domain-containing protein — translation MTNEELILEILKNMQGDIKSIKSDIKALQEEQKSMREDIKALQEEQKSMREDIKALQEEQKSMREDIRALQEEQKSMREDVKWIKVQQEEHGQILRALREASEFQKAETDGIKIGMAKLEGKVNENFEMMSRKLEDLYEGQKSLSGMYGEHERELRTLKRKIG, via the coding sequence ATGACGAATGAGGAGCTTATACTGGAAATACTAAAAAATATGCAGGGCGATATCAAATCTATTAAAAGTGACATCAAGGCCCTACAGGAAGAGCAGAAATCCATGAGAGAAGATATTAAAGCCCTGCAAGAAGAGCAGAAATCCATGAGAGAGGACATCAAGGCCCTGCAAGAAGAGCAGAAATCTATGAGAGAAGATATCAGAGCTTTGCAGGAAGAGCAGAAGTCCATGAGAGAAGATGTTAAATGGATTAAAGTGCAACAGGAGGAGCATGGTCAGATATTGCGAGCGCTGAGAGAAGCATCGGAGTTCCAGAAAGCCGAAACAGATGGCATAAAAATTGGTATGGCGAAATTGGAAGGTAAAGTAAATGAAAATTTTGAGATGATGAGTAGAAAGTTAGAGGATTTATACGAAGGACAGAAAAGCTTAAGCGGCATGTATGGCGAACATGAAAGGGAATTAAGGACGTTAAAGCGAAAAATTGGTTAG
- the uvrB gene encoding excinuclease ABC subunit UvrB → MGEFKIVSDYKPRGDQPQAIQKLSDGIRKGYKFQTLLGVTGSGKTFTMANIIQEVQKPTLVIAHNKTLAAQLCSEFREFFPNNAVEYFVSYYDYYQPEAYIPQTDTYIEKDAAINDEIDKLRHSATSALFERRDVIIVASVSCIYGLGDPIDYANMTLSLRPGMIKSREEILKRLVDIQYERNDINFTRGKFRVRGDVIEVFPASSADRAIRIELFGDEVDRISEIDVLTGEIIGLRNHVSIFPASHYATSKEKINRAIESIEAELKERLKELESQGKLVEAQRLKQRTMYDIEMLKEVGYCQGIENYSRHLSGRPPGSPPFTLIDYFPDDFLMFIDESHVTIPQIRGMYHGDKSRKDALVEYGFRLPSAYDNRPLKFHEFEERINQVIFVSATPGEYELKHSVQVVEQIIRPTGLVDPAVEVRPVKGQIDDLIGEIKKTVAKGNRVLVTTLTKKMAEDLTEYLKDIGIKVRYLHSDIDTIERMEIVRDLRLGTFDVLVGINLLREGLDLPEVSLVAILDADKEGFLRSETSLIQTIGRAARNAEGRVIMYADEITDSMKKAISETNRRRQIQMKYNEENGIVPQTIVKSVHDIIEATIVAEDPGIYDEKIKSNEKNRSSRKAKSSQKVKLTEKAVTDSEPLSESEIEKEIAILEEQMKKAAANLEFEKAAELRDKIFDLKAKYTKKKALSR, encoded by the coding sequence ATAGGTGAGTTTAAAATAGTATCGGATTATAAACCCAGAGGAGATCAGCCTCAGGCTATACAAAAGCTGAGCGATGGTATAAGGAAAGGATATAAATTTCAGACACTTTTAGGTGTTACGGGTTCTGGTAAGACCTTTACCATGGCTAATATCATACAGGAAGTCCAGAAGCCGACTCTTGTTATCGCCCACAACAAAACACTGGCAGCGCAGCTATGCAGTGAGTTCAGGGAGTTTTTCCCTAATAACGCAGTGGAGTATTTTGTAAGTTATTACGACTATTATCAGCCTGAAGCGTATATCCCACAGACCGATACGTATATTGAAAAAGATGCGGCGATAAATGACGAGATAGATAAACTAAGACATTCAGCTACATCTGCCCTTTTTGAGAGGCGAGATGTTATCATTGTAGCCAGCGTATCGTGCATATACGGCCTGGGTGACCCTATAGATTATGCCAACATGACTTTATCGCTAAGACCTGGCATGATAAAAAGCCGTGAGGAGATATTAAAAAGGCTTGTGGATATACAGTATGAGAGAAATGACATCAATTTTACCAGAGGAAAGTTTCGCGTAAGAGGGGATGTTATAGAGGTATTTCCGGCATCTTCTGCCGATAGAGCCATAAGAATAGAGCTTTTTGGCGATGAAGTTGACCGGATATCTGAGATAGATGTTCTCACAGGTGAGATTATAGGCCTTAGAAACCATGTATCAATATTCCCGGCATCCCACTATGCTACGTCCAAAGAGAAAATAAATAGGGCTATAGAGAGCATAGAGGCCGAGCTCAAGGAACGATTGAAAGAGCTGGAATCACAGGGCAAGCTGGTAGAGGCCCAGAGGTTAAAACAGCGCACCATGTACGACATAGAGATGCTAAAAGAAGTAGGTTACTGCCAGGGTATAGAGAATTATTCCAGGCATCTATCGGGAAGGCCGCCGGGTAGCCCGCCTTTTACCCTTATTGATTATTTCCCAGATGACTTTTTGATGTTCATAGACGAGTCCCATGTAACAATACCCCAGATCAGAGGAATGTATCATGGTGACAAATCTCGAAAGGATGCACTGGTGGAGTATGGGTTCAGGTTGCCATCGGCATATGATAATAGGCCACTTAAGTTTCATGAATTTGAAGAAAGGATCAATCAGGTGATCTTCGTATCCGCTACGCCGGGCGAATACGAGCTCAAACACTCAGTGCAGGTGGTAGAACAAATTATAAGGCCGACAGGCCTGGTAGATCCTGCTGTTGAGGTGCGCCCTGTGAAAGGGCAGATTGACGACCTTATAGGTGAGATCAAAAAGACCGTGGCTAAAGGTAATCGTGTTCTTGTGACGACACTTACCAAAAAGATGGCCGAAGATTTAACTGAATACCTCAAAGATATAGGCATAAAAGTCAGGTATTTGCATTCGGACATTGATACTATTGAGAGAATGGAAATAGTAAGGGATTTGAGACTGGGGACATTTGATGTGCTGGTGGGTATAAATCTATTGAGAGAAGGACTTGATCTCCCTGAGGTTTCACTGGTGGCTATTTTAGATGCTGATAAAGAAGGATTTTTGAGATCAGAAACGTCCCTCATTCAGACCATTGGCAGGGCTGCTAGAAATGCAGAAGGCCGCGTCATAATGTATGCTGATGAGATAACCGATTCCATGAAAAAGGCTATTTCTGAGACCAATAGAAGGCGTCAGATTCAGATGAAATACAACGAGGAAAACGGCATAGTGCCTCAGACGATCGTCAAATCGGTGCACGATATCATAGAAGCCACAATTGTTGCAGAGGATCCCGGTATTTATGATGAAAAAATCAAGTCTAATGAAAAAAATAGGTCCAGTAGAAAAGCCAAGTCCAGCCAGAAAGTTAAACTTACTGAAAAAGCTGTGACTGATAGCGAACCTCTTTCTGAGAGCGAAATAGAGAAAGAGATTGCTATACTGGAGGAACAGATGAAAAAAGCCGCAGCAAATTTAGAATTTGAAAAAGCGGCTGAACTGAGGGATAAGATATTTGATTTAAAAGCAAAATACACAAAGAAAAAAGCCCTATCCAGATAG
- a CDS encoding alpha/beta-type small acid-soluble spore protein, which translates to MAKGSMTKRQMVPQAHQALDNMKYEIAAEMGLPVYQGSEDYWGNLTSRDCGAVGGHMVKRMISWAEQAMANTPAAQMPSKTK; encoded by the coding sequence ATGGCTAAGGGAAGCATGACAAAACGACAGATGGTGCCACAAGCACATCAAGCCCTCGACAACATGAAATATGAAATTGCTGCCGAAATGGGCTTGCCGGTGTACCAGGGTTCCGAAGACTATTGGGGTAACCTGACATCACGGGATTGTGGAGCCGTAGGCGGCCATATGGTAAAAAGAATGATCAGCTGGGCAGAACAGGCCATGGCTAATACCCCTGCTGCACAAATGCCGAGTAAAACAAAATAA
- a CDS encoding cell wall hydrolase — translation MISNKKITCVILSIAIFITSIAMPLQVFAASKAHVVSYGESLYDIATWYGTNVDAIKQENGLIGDIIKPGQKLYVPVNGDVYTVQPGETLSDIAAKYGISVDDIKLANNYWDDYILPGQQFIIPITENASADKTVNYSANYAIDRYLLAKIIYAEARGESFEGQVAVGAVILNRLKDPRFPKTIAGIIFQPYAFTAVMDGQFYMEPDEEAYRAADAALGGWDPTGGALYYYNPAKTTSPWIWSRTIITQIGDHIFAR, via the coding sequence ATGATAAGCAACAAAAAAATAACATGTGTTATTTTGTCGATCGCAATTTTTATTACATCGATCGCAATGCCTTTACAGGTTTTTGCGGCGTCAAAAGCACACGTAGTAAGCTATGGTGAATCACTCTACGATATTGCCACCTGGTATGGGACCAATGTCGATGCGATTAAGCAGGAAAATGGTTTAATAGGCGATATCATAAAACCCGGGCAAAAACTCTATGTACCTGTAAATGGTGATGTCTATACAGTGCAGCCTGGAGAAACATTATCAGATATTGCGGCAAAATACGGAATTTCAGTAGACGATATAAAGCTGGCAAATAATTATTGGGACGATTATATACTACCGGGGCAACAATTTATTATTCCTATAACAGAAAATGCAAGTGCAGATAAAACTGTAAATTACAGCGCAAATTATGCGATAGATAGATATTTATTGGCGAAAATAATATATGCCGAAGCCCGTGGTGAAAGCTTTGAAGGTCAGGTCGCTGTGGGCGCTGTTATATTGAACAGGTTAAAGGATCCGAGATTTCCTAAGACTATAGCAGGTATTATATTCCAGCCTTATGCTTTTACTGCAGTGATGGACGGGCAATTCTACATGGAACCTGATGAAGAAGCTTATAGAGCGGCGGATGCAGCTCTAGGTGGATGGGATCCAACAGGTGGTGCGCTTTATTATTACAATCCGGCTAAGACTACTTCACCGTGGATCTGGTCAAGAACTATAATAACGCAGATTGGAGACCATATATTTGCAAGATGA